A genomic region of Microbacterium schleiferi contains the following coding sequences:
- a CDS encoding GNAT family N-acetyltransferase, translating to MTTATPDIRPLTIPSSLEAPEAADFLEMVRVRNIVYDEISGNRDEELEPAVLLPHYQPSPFEQRLIWGVWTGGEFVGRAGLDLPHDGDAMVAYAQIELRRHAWGHGVGTAALGILEAAARAHGRRIIESWIEHPTADGEQVTPPTGFGHIPLDHAARFVLRHGYALEQVERKSVLDVSATSMGFVEDLHRRALDAADGYDVVSWHPPTPPEFVADYAWMKSRMSVDAPSAGMEIAEESWDAARILEHDTHWIDGGRDVLVVAARERQSGRLVAFTELASSPGHPVTHQEDTLVLREHRGHRLGMLIKTAALLRWRELSPHTQRVLTYNAEENRPMLAVNEAIGFDPVAYVGAWKKDLALFQSAR from the coding sequence GTGACCACCGCGACACCCGATATCCGGCCCCTCACCATCCCGAGCAGCCTCGAGGCCCCCGAAGCCGCGGACTTTCTCGAGATGGTGAGGGTCCGCAACATCGTCTACGACGAGATCAGCGGCAATCGAGACGAGGAACTCGAGCCCGCCGTGCTTCTCCCCCACTACCAGCCATCTCCGTTCGAGCAGCGACTCATCTGGGGAGTCTGGACCGGCGGCGAGTTCGTGGGACGCGCAGGTCTTGATCTTCCGCACGACGGCGACGCCATGGTCGCCTACGCGCAGATCGAACTCCGCCGTCACGCGTGGGGTCACGGCGTGGGAACCGCGGCGCTCGGCATCCTCGAGGCAGCCGCACGAGCACACGGACGCCGCATCATCGAGTCGTGGATCGAGCATCCGACGGCAGACGGTGAGCAGGTGACACCGCCGACGGGGTTCGGCCACATTCCCCTCGATCACGCTGCACGATTCGTCCTCCGGCACGGCTACGCACTGGAACAGGTCGAGCGCAAGAGCGTCCTCGACGTTTCGGCCACCAGCATGGGGTTTGTAGAGGATCTTCACCGGCGGGCCCTGGACGCAGCAGACGGATACGACGTCGTCTCGTGGCACCCACCGACTCCTCCGGAGTTCGTGGCCGACTACGCCTGGATGAAGTCGCGAATGAGCGTGGATGCGCCGAGCGCCGGCATGGAGATCGCCGAGGAGAGCTGGGATGCAGCCCGGATTCTCGAACACGACACTCACTGGATCGATGGCGGCCGCGACGTGCTCGTCGTCGCCGCACGCGAGCGCCAATCCGGGCGGCTCGTCGCCTTCACGGAACTGGCATCGAGCCCAGGCCACCCCGTCACGCACCAGGAAGACACACTCGTGCTGCGCGAGCATCGCGGCCACCGTCTCGGCATGCTTATCAAGACGGCAGCTCTGCTGCGCTGGCGCGAGCTTTCACCGCACACGCAGCGTGTCCTGACCTACAACGCGGAAGAGAACCGGCCGATGCTCGCCGTGAACGAGGCCATCGGA